Proteins from one Streptomyces sp. 840.1 genomic window:
- a CDS encoding CDP-alcohol phosphatidyltransferase family protein, with protein sequence MPRPSVAELRPVVHPPGVKDRRSGEHWAGRIYMREVSLRVDRYLVNTKVTPNQLTYLMTIAGVLAAPALLVPGITGALLGVLMVQLYLLLDCVDGELARWKKQFSLGGVYLDRVGAYLCDAAVLVGFGLRAADLWGNGRIDWLWAFLGTLAALGAILIKAETDLVGVARHQGGLPPVKEAASEPRSSGMAFARRAAGALKFHRLILCVEASLVILVAAVLDAVRDDLFFSRLAVAVLAGIALLQTLLHLVSVLASSRLK encoded by the coding sequence ATGCCAAGACCATCAGTAGCTGAACTTCGCCCGGTCGTTCACCCCCCGGGCGTCAAGGACCGGCGCAGCGGCGAGCACTGGGCGGGCCGGATCTACATGCGCGAGGTCTCGCTGCGTGTGGACCGGTACCTGGTCAACACCAAGGTCACGCCCAACCAGCTGACCTACCTGATGACCATCGCCGGGGTGCTCGCCGCTCCGGCCCTGCTCGTCCCGGGCATCACGGGCGCGCTGCTCGGCGTGCTCATGGTCCAGCTGTACCTGCTGCTCGACTGCGTCGACGGCGAGCTGGCCCGCTGGAAGAAGCAGTTCTCGCTGGGCGGCGTCTACCTGGACCGGGTCGGCGCCTACCTCTGTGACGCGGCCGTGCTGGTCGGCTTCGGCCTGCGCGCCGCCGACCTGTGGGGCAACGGGCGGATCGACTGGCTGTGGGCCTTCCTGGGGACGCTCGCGGCCCTGGGTGCCATCCTGATCAAGGCCGAGACCGACCTCGTCGGTGTCGCACGCCACCAGGGCGGGCTGCCGCCGGTCAAGGAGGCGGCTTCCGAGCCGCGCTCCTCCGGCATGGCCTTCGCCCGCCGGGCCGCCGGCGCGCTCAAGTTCCACCGGCTGATCCTCTGTGTCGAGGCCTCGCTGGTGATCCTGGTCGCGGCCGTCCTGGACGCGGTCCGGGACGACCTCTTCTTCAGCCGCCTCGCGGTCGCGGTGCTGGCCGGCATCGCCCTGCTGCAGACCCTCCTCCACCTCGTGTCGGTCCTGGCATCGAGCAGGCTGAAGTGA
- a CDS encoding iron-containing alcohol dehydrogenase family protein has protein sequence MPVLTRLIPSPVFVDISRGAMDDLAGLLADQRISASGKLAIAISGGSGQALREKLAPALPGADWYCVPGGNIDAAVQLADDIKGKRYDAVVGLGGGKIIDVAKYAAARVGLPLVSVATNLAHDGLCSPVATLDNDNGRGSYGVPMPIAMVIDLSVIREAPERFVRSGIGDAISNISAIADWELSHQVNDEQIDGLAAAMARTAGEAVLRHPGTVADDEFLTVLAESLVLSGIAISISGDTRPSSGACHEISHAFDLLFPKRAASHGEQVGLGAAFAMHLRGAREESGLFAEVLRRHGLPVLPTEIGFTADEFVQAVDYAPQTRPGRFTVLEHLSLSTDQIRDAYADYAKTISS, from the coding sequence GTGCCAGTACTGACCCGGCTCATCCCCTCCCCGGTCTTCGTCGACATCAGCCGCGGCGCCATGGACGACCTGGCCGGCCTCCTGGCCGACCAGCGGATCTCCGCCTCCGGCAAGCTCGCGATCGCGATCAGCGGCGGCTCGGGCCAGGCCCTGCGCGAGAAGCTCGCCCCGGCCCTGCCGGGCGCCGACTGGTACTGCGTCCCGGGCGGCAACATCGACGCGGCCGTGCAGCTGGCCGACGACATCAAGGGCAAGCGCTACGACGCCGTGGTCGGCCTCGGCGGCGGCAAGATCATCGACGTGGCGAAGTACGCCGCGGCCCGGGTCGGTCTGCCGCTGGTCTCCGTCGCCACGAACCTCGCCCACGACGGCCTCTGCTCACCGGTCGCGACCCTGGACAACGACAACGGACGCGGCTCCTACGGCGTCCCGATGCCGATCGCCATGGTCATCGACCTCTCGGTGATCCGCGAGGCCCCGGAGCGCTTCGTGCGCTCCGGCATCGGCGACGCCATCTCCAACATCTCCGCGATCGCCGACTGGGAGCTCTCGCACCAGGTCAACGACGAGCAGATCGACGGACTGGCCGCCGCCATGGCCCGTACCGCCGGCGAAGCGGTGCTGCGCCACCCCGGCACCGTCGCGGACGACGAGTTCCTCACCGTTCTCGCGGAGTCGCTGGTGCTCTCCGGCATCGCCATCTCGATCAGCGGCGACACCCGGCCCTCGTCCGGCGCCTGCCACGAGATCAGTCACGCCTTCGACCTGCTTTTTCCCAAGCGGGCCGCGAGCCACGGCGAGCAGGTCGGCCTCGGCGCGGCCTTCGCCATGCACCTGCGCGGAGCCCGCGAGGAATCGGGCCTCTTCGCCGAGGTCCTGCGCCGGCACGGCCTGCCGGTCCTGCCCACGGAGATCGGCTTCACCGCCGACGAGTTCGTGCAGGCCGTCGACTACGCCCCGCAGACCCGTCCGGGACGCTTCACGGTCCTGGAACACCTCAGCCTGTCCACCGACCAGATCAGGGACGCGTACGCCGACTATGCCAAGACCATCAGTAGCTGA
- a CDS encoding sugar phosphate nucleotidyltransferase → MIGLVLAAGAGRRLRPYTDTLPKALVPVDGEKTVLDLTLANFAEIGLTEVAIVVGYRKEAVYDRKEELEARYGLKIVLVDNDKAKEWNNAYSLWCAREVLKRGVILANGDTVHPVSVERTLLDARGKGQKIILALDTVKTLADEEMKVITDGDKGVRRITKLMDPATATGEYIGVTLIEAEAAEELADALRATFERDPDLYYEDGYQELVNRGFTVDVAPIGEVTWVEIDNHDDLAKGREIACQY, encoded by the coding sequence ATGATCGGCCTCGTACTGGCAGCGGGCGCGGGACGGCGCCTGCGCCCCTACACCGACACGCTCCCCAAGGCGCTCGTGCCGGTGGACGGCGAGAAGACCGTTCTCGATCTCACCCTGGCCAACTTCGCCGAGATCGGCCTCACCGAGGTCGCGATCGTCGTCGGCTACCGCAAGGAAGCCGTCTACGACCGCAAGGAGGAGCTGGAGGCCAGGTACGGCCTCAAGATCGTCCTCGTCGACAACGACAAGGCCAAGGAGTGGAACAACGCCTACTCGCTGTGGTGCGCCCGTGAGGTCCTCAAGCGCGGTGTGATCCTCGCCAACGGCGACACCGTCCACCCGGTCTCCGTCGAGCGGACCCTGCTGGACGCCCGGGGCAAGGGGCAGAAGATCATCCTCGCCCTCGACACGGTGAAGACCCTCGCCGACGAGGAGATGAAGGTCATCACCGACGGCGACAAGGGTGTGCGGCGGATCACCAAGCTGATGGACCCGGCCACCGCGACCGGCGAGTACATCGGCGTCACCCTCATCGAGGCCGAGGCCGCCGAGGAGCTGGCCGACGCGCTCAGGGCGACCTTCGAGCGCGACCCGGACCTGTACTACGAGGACGGCTACCAGGAGCTCGTCAACCGGGGCTTCACCGTCGACGTGGCCCCCATCGGTGAGGTCACCTGGGTCGAGATCGACAACCACGACGACCTCGCGAAGGGCCGGGAGATCGCGTGCCAGTACTGA
- a CDS encoding CDP-alcohol phosphatidyltransferase family protein, which translates to MPGSSIEDDLRSLGFDVQVAADVSEAARLLSGVPADSRVALVDPRFVGHVHALRLGLTDPRFPAATVPGALTVQPEARDALVHALSSTSKAVGAGVPTGPPGGTVTVTDRTVPGRLALTMDAEGTAVQRPELGSLVAAVPADDGARAAGLAAVAAVDDEALRLRSAVKARDGFFTTYCISPYSRYLARWCARRGFTPNQVTTASLLTALVAAGCAATGTRGGYVAAGLLLLFSFVLDCTDGQLARYSLQYSTLGAWLDATFDRAKEYAYYAGLALGAARGGDDVWVLALGAMVLQSCRHVIDFSFNEANHDAVANSSPTAALSDKLDSVSWTVWLRRMIVLPIGERWAMIAVLTAFTTPRIVFYALLVGCAFAACYTTAGRLLRSLTRKARRTLRAAQALADLADSGPFAQLVAAVSPRIPGAWTAPVLAVVGAGALIAAALQQPFGSRQMIIAALFYTVCSGIAVARPLLGALDWLLPPVFRAAEYCTILALAARSDIDGALPAAFGLVSAVAYHHYDTVYRIRGGTGAPPQWLVRSIGGHEGRTLAVAVLAAVLTADQGFTLALTALAVAVALVVLVESIRFWVSSGAPAVHDEGDPA; encoded by the coding sequence GTGCCCGGATCGTCCATCGAGGACGATCTGCGGTCACTGGGCTTCGACGTACAGGTCGCCGCCGATGTCAGTGAGGCCGCGCGGCTGCTGTCCGGCGTTCCCGCCGACAGCCGGGTCGCGCTCGTCGACCCCCGCTTCGTCGGCCACGTCCACGCCCTGCGGCTCGGACTGACCGACCCCCGCTTCCCCGCCGCCACCGTGCCCGGCGCGCTCACCGTGCAGCCCGAGGCGCGCGACGCCCTGGTCCACGCCCTGAGCAGCACCAGCAAGGCGGTCGGCGCCGGCGTTCCCACCGGCCCGCCCGGCGGCACCGTCACGGTCACCGACCGCACCGTGCCCGGCCGGCTCGCCCTCACGATGGACGCCGAGGGCACCGCCGTGCAGCGCCCGGAGCTCGGTTCGCTCGTCGCGGCCGTCCCGGCCGACGACGGCGCCCGCGCCGCCGGGCTCGCCGCGGTCGCCGCCGTTGACGACGAGGCGCTCCGGCTGCGCAGCGCCGTGAAGGCCCGGGACGGCTTCTTCACCACGTACTGCATCAGCCCGTACTCGCGCTACCTCGCCCGCTGGTGCGCGCGCCGCGGATTCACCCCCAACCAGGTCACCACCGCGTCCCTGCTGACCGCGCTGGTCGCGGCCGGCTGCGCGGCCACCGGCACCCGCGGCGGATACGTCGCGGCCGGCCTGCTGCTCCTCTTCTCCTTCGTCCTGGACTGCACCGACGGGCAGCTGGCCCGCTACTCGCTCCAGTACTCGACGCTGGGAGCCTGGCTCGACGCCACCTTCGACCGGGCCAAGGAGTACGCCTACTACGCGGGCCTCGCGCTCGGCGCGGCCCGGGGCGGCGACGACGTCTGGGTACTGGCGCTCGGCGCGATGGTGCTCCAGTCCTGCCGCCATGTCATCGACTTCTCGTTCAACGAGGCGAACCACGACGCGGTGGCGAACTCCAGCCCCACGGCCGCCCTCTCCGACAAGCTGGACAGCGTCTCCTGGACGGTCTGGCTGCGCCGGATGATCGTGCTCCCGATCGGTGAGCGCTGGGCGATGATCGCCGTACTGACCGCGTTCACCACACCCCGGATCGTCTTCTACGCACTGCTCGTCGGCTGCGCCTTCGCGGCCTGCTACACCACGGCGGGCCGGCTGCTGCGCTCGCTGACCCGCAAGGCCCGGCGCACGCTCCGGGCCGCGCAGGCACTCGCGGACCTCGCCGACTCCGGCCCGTTCGCCCAGCTGGTGGCGGCCGTAAGCCCGCGGATCCCCGGTGCCTGGACCGCCCCCGTGCTCGCGGTCGTAGGAGCGGGCGCGCTGATCGCGGCCGCGCTCCAGCAGCCGTTCGGCAGCCGGCAGATGATCATCGCCGCCCTCTTCTACACGGTCTGCTCCGGCATAGCTGTCGCCCGCCCCCTCCTGGGCGCACTCGACTGGCTCCTCCCCCCGGTGTTCCGGGCCGCCGAGTACTGCACGATCCTCGCGCTGGCCGCCCGCAGCGACATCGACGGGGCGCTTCCCGCGGCCTTCGGACTCGTATCGGCGGTCGCCTACCATCACTACGACACGGTGTACCGCATCCGGGGCGGCACCGGCGCGCCGCCCCAGTGGCTGGTCCGCAGCATCGGCGGACACGAGGGCCGGACCCTGGCGGTCGCCGTACTCGCGGCCGTACTCACCGCAGACCAGGGGTTCACCCTGGCACTCACCGCTCTCGCAGTGGCCGTGGCCCTGGTCGTGCTGGTGGAGTCCATCCGCTTCTGGGTGTCCTCCGGGGCGCCCGCCGTTCACGACGAAGGAGACCCCGCATGA
- the galE gene encoding UDP-glucose 4-epimerase GalE gives MTWLITGGAGYIGAHVVRALGEAGERVVVLDDLSSGNPGRLPDGVPLVRGSTSDRALLDRVLALHGVSGVIHLAAKKQVGESVEKPLLYYRENIGGLTVLLEAVAAAGVRSFLFSSSAAVYGVPEAELITEEAPCVPINPYGETKLAGEWLVRAAGRAHGLSTGCLRYFNVAGAAAPELSDTGVFNVIPMFFDRLTRGEAPLIFGDDYDTPDGTCIRDYIHVSDLADAHLAVARRLRAQDGPGDLTVNIGRGEGVSVRELADLVAEVTGLDQRPESGPRRPGDASKAVASCDRISGELGWKARRGVREMVGSAWRGWQLHHPAPPAP, from the coding sequence ATGACATGGCTGATCACAGGCGGAGCGGGATATATCGGGGCACATGTGGTGCGGGCCCTGGGGGAAGCCGGTGAGCGGGTGGTCGTTCTCGACGACCTCTCGTCCGGCAATCCGGGCCGGCTGCCGGACGGGGTCCCGCTGGTCCGGGGCTCGACATCCGACCGCGCGCTGCTGGACCGGGTGCTGGCCCTGCACGGCGTGAGCGGTGTGATCCATCTCGCGGCGAAGAAGCAGGTCGGCGAGTCCGTCGAGAAGCCGCTCCTGTACTACCGGGAGAACATCGGCGGGCTGACCGTCCTGCTGGAGGCCGTCGCGGCCGCCGGAGTGCGGAGTTTCCTGTTCTCCTCGTCGGCCGCGGTGTACGGCGTACCGGAGGCGGAGCTGATCACCGAGGAGGCCCCCTGCGTACCGATCAACCCGTACGGGGAGACGAAGCTCGCCGGGGAGTGGCTGGTGCGGGCGGCCGGGCGGGCGCACGGCCTGTCCACCGGCTGTCTGCGTTACTTCAACGTGGCGGGCGCGGCCGCGCCCGAGCTTTCGGACACCGGCGTCTTCAACGTGATCCCGATGTTCTTCGACCGGCTCACCCGCGGCGAGGCCCCGCTGATCTTCGGTGACGACTACGACACCCCGGACGGCACCTGCATCCGCGACTACATCCATGTCTCGGACCTGGCCGACGCGCACCTGGCGGTCGCCCGGCGCCTTCGCGCCCAGGACGGCCCCGGGGACCTGACCGTCAACATCGGACGCGGCGAGGGCGTCTCGGTGCGTGAGCTGGCGGATCTGGTGGCGGAGGTCACCGGCCTGGACCAGCGGCCCGAGTCCGGCCCGAGGCGGCCCGGCGACGCCTCGAAGGCGGTGGCGTCCTGCGACCGGATCTCCGGGGAGCTGGGCTGGAAGGCCCGGCGCGGGGTACGCGAGATGGTCGGGTCGGCCTGGCGGGGCTGGCAGCTGCACCACCCCGCGCCGCCCGCCCCGTGA
- a CDS encoding cation diffusion facilitator family transporter gives MGAGHDHGHTHGGPAPTGTAAAAYRGRLRIALGITLTVTVMEIVGGLVSGSLALIADAAHMATDALGLGMALLAIHFANRPAGPNRTFGYARAEILAALANCLLLLGVGGYLLFEAVERFVSPAETKGGLTIAFALVGLVANMVSLSLLMRGQKDSLNVRGAYLEVLADTLGSVTVLISAGIILATGWQAADPIASLLIGLMIVPRTAKLLKETLNVLLESAPKGVDMGEVRDHITALPGVLDVHDLHAWTITSGMPVLSAHVVVHQELLDSIGHEKLLHELQGCLGDHFDVEHCTFQLEPSGHAEHEAKLCR, from the coding sequence ATGGGGGCTGGGCACGACCACGGACATACGCACGGCGGCCCCGCACCCACCGGCACCGCGGCCGCCGCGTACCGGGGACGGCTGCGGATCGCGCTGGGCATCACGCTCACCGTGACGGTCATGGAGATCGTCGGCGGGCTGGTCTCCGGCTCCCTGGCACTGATCGCCGACGCGGCCCACATGGCGACCGACGCGCTGGGCCTGGGCATGGCCCTGCTGGCGATCCACTTCGCCAACAGGCCGGCCGGACCGAACCGAACCTTCGGCTACGCCCGCGCCGAGATCCTCGCCGCGCTGGCCAACTGTCTGCTGCTGCTCGGGGTCGGCGGCTACCTCCTCTTCGAGGCGGTCGAGCGGTTCGTCAGCCCGGCCGAGACCAAGGGCGGGCTGACGATCGCCTTCGCCCTGGTCGGCCTGGTGGCGAACATGGTGTCGCTGTCGCTGCTGATGCGCGGGCAGAAGGACAGCCTGAACGTGCGGGGCGCCTATCTGGAGGTGCTCGCGGACACCCTCGGTTCGGTGACCGTGCTGATCTCGGCGGGCATCATCCTGGCCACGGGCTGGCAGGCCGCCGACCCGATCGCCTCGCTGCTCATCGGCCTCATGATCGTTCCGCGTACGGCGAAGCTGCTCAAGGAGACCCTGAACGTCCTGCTGGAGTCGGCGCCCAAGGGAGTCGACATGGGTGAGGTGCGCGACCACATCACGGCCCTGCCCGGGGTGCTGGACGTCCACGACCTGCACGCCTGGACGATCACCTCCGGCATGCCGGTGCTGTCCGCCCATGTGGTGGTGCACCAGGAGCTGCTCGACTCGATCGGGCACGAGAAGCTCCTGCACGAGCTGCAGGGCTGCCTCGGCGACCACTTCGACGTCGAGCACTGCACCTTCCAGCTGGAGCCGAGCGGGCACGCCGAGCACGAGGCGAAGCTGTGCCGCTGA
- the idi gene encoding isopentenyl-diphosphate Delta-isomerase produces the protein MPTKPATAANSSSNGAAEAIMLELVDENGTTIGTAEKLAAHQAPGQLHRAFSVFLFDEQGRMLLQRRALGKYHSPGVWSNTCCGHPYPGEAPFAAAARRTYEELGISPSLLAEAGTVRYNHPDPASGLVEQEFNHLFVGMAQERLRPDPEEVGETAFVSAGELAERHAEAPFSAWFMTVLDAARPAIRELTGPAAGW, from the coding sequence ATGCCGACCAAACCAGCCACCGCGGCGAACAGCTCGTCGAACGGCGCAGCAGAAGCGATCATGCTCGAACTGGTCGACGAGAACGGCACCACCATCGGCACGGCGGAGAAGCTCGCTGCCCACCAGGCACCCGGCCAACTGCACCGCGCCTTCTCGGTGTTCCTCTTCGACGAGCAGGGCCGGATGCTGCTGCAGCGGCGCGCCCTGGGGAAGTACCACTCCCCCGGTGTCTGGTCCAACACCTGTTGCGGTCACCCGTATCCGGGCGAGGCGCCCTTCGCCGCCGCCGCCCGGCGGACGTACGAGGAGCTGGGCATCTCCCCCTCGTTGCTGGCCGAGGCGGGCACCGTCCGCTACAACCACCCGGACCCCGCCTCGGGTCTGGTGGAGCAGGAGTTCAACCACCTCTTCGTGGGCATGGCCCAGGAGCGGCTGCGGCCGGATCCGGAGGAGGTGGGCGAGACGGCCTTCGTGTCGGCCGGGGAGCTGGCCGAGCGGCATGCCGAGGCGCCCTTCTCGGCATGGTTCATGACGGTGCTGGACGCGGCCCGGCCCGCGATCCGTGAGCTGACCGGCCCGGCCGCGGGCTGGTAG
- a CDS encoding ATP-binding protein, translating into MESRGSVPAGPVSYEGVWRFTAPATDVSVPRARYAVRDLLDRQGVPLDEDIAQGLLLIVSELVTNAVKHAALLSPELAVEVAVDAAWVRVSVEDNHPYRPTALETDYAQTGGRGLLLVREITREAGGVCDVEHTAGGGKVIWAALPLSTRP; encoded by the coding sequence ATGGAGAGCCGCGGGAGTGTCCCCGCCGGGCCCGTGTCGTACGAAGGGGTCTGGCGGTTCACCGCCCCGGCCACGGATGTGTCCGTACCCCGGGCCAGGTACGCCGTACGCGATCTGCTGGACCGCCAGGGCGTACCCCTGGACGAGGACATCGCCCAGGGGCTGCTGCTCATCGTCTCCGAGCTGGTCACCAACGCCGTGAAGCACGCGGCACTGCTCTCCCCGGAGCTCGCCGTGGAGGTGGCGGTGGACGCCGCATGGGTACGGGTGTCCGTCGAGGACAACCACCCGTACCGTCCGACGGCGCTGGAGACCGACTACGCGCAGACGGGCGGCCGTGGGCTGCTGCTGGTGCGGGAGATCACCAGAGAGGCCGGCGGGGTCTGCGACGTGGAGCACACCGCGGGCGGCGGAAAGGTCATCTGGGCGGCGCTGCCGCTCAGCACGCGCCCCTGA
- a CDS encoding HdeD family acid-resistance protein, producing the protein MADPVKEGRKLSRSFGGLALLGGVLVVAGLVGLVYTGVATLTSMILFGWLLLIGGLVGLLHAIQSRGTNFFWLGVVVAALNIAAGVVVIRHPHGTAEALTMFAALLFLTGGVFRLVGSVVVRGPQFGWTLLQGAFGLLLGLLVLFDWPHSSLYVLGCFFSLALLFDGLGLIAIGVGGRRIVSMVSDQLTPAGGTPVTGQDRTGADRAGPEKGSGDEQKRSEG; encoded by the coding sequence GTGGCCGATCCCGTAAAAGAAGGCAGGAAGCTCAGCCGCAGCTTCGGCGGCCTCGCCCTGCTGGGCGGCGTGCTCGTCGTCGCCGGTCTGGTGGGTCTCGTCTACACCGGCGTCGCGACGCTCACCTCGATGATCCTCTTCGGCTGGCTGCTGCTGATCGGCGGCCTGGTCGGGCTGCTCCACGCGATCCAGTCGCGCGGCACCAACTTCTTCTGGCTGGGCGTGGTGGTCGCCGCCCTGAACATCGCCGCCGGGGTCGTGGTCATCCGCCACCCGCACGGCACGGCCGAGGCGCTGACCATGTTCGCCGCCCTGCTCTTCCTGACCGGTGGGGTGTTCCGCCTCGTCGGCAGCGTCGTGGTGCGCGGCCCGCAGTTCGGCTGGACCCTGCTGCAGGGAGCCTTCGGACTGCTGCTGGGTCTGCTGGTCCTCTTCGACTGGCCGCACAGCAGCCTCTACGTGCTCGGCTGCTTCTTCTCGCTCGCGCTGCTCTTCGACGGACTCGGGCTCATCGCGATCGGTGTGGGCGGCCGCCGGATCGTCTCCATGGTCTCGGACCAGCTGACGCCGGCCGGAGGGACACCCGTGACGGGCCAGGACCGCACGGGGGCGGACCGGGCCGGGCCGGAGAAGGGTTCGGGAGACGAGCAAAAGCGGTCTGAGGGCTGA
- a CDS encoding enoyl-CoA hydratase/isomerase family protein — MDRTEPRLELTVADGVATLVISNPAKRNAMTAAMWRSVPVLLTDLAADPSVRALVLTGAGDTFCAGADIPSLRDPAHAPQELAVAAEEALAAFPRPTLAAVRGYCVGGGSQLAAACDLRFAEEGASFGVTPARLGIVYPASSTRRLVALTGPATAKHLLFSGELIGTGRALRTGLVDEVLPAGELDVRVGAYARVLVSRSQLTQAAAKEFAAGREDRDAHWADQARRSGDTAEGVAAFLERRAPHFTWPARE; from the coding sequence ATGGACCGTACGGAACCCCGGCTGGAGCTCACCGTCGCGGACGGCGTCGCCACCCTCGTCATCAGCAATCCGGCCAAGCGCAACGCCATGACGGCCGCGATGTGGCGGTCGGTGCCGGTGCTGCTCACGGATCTGGCCGCCGATCCCTCGGTGCGTGCCCTGGTGCTGACGGGCGCCGGGGACACCTTCTGCGCCGGGGCGGACATCCCCTCCCTCCGCGACCCGGCACACGCCCCGCAGGAGCTCGCGGTGGCCGCCGAGGAGGCACTGGCCGCGTTCCCCCGGCCGACGCTCGCCGCGGTGCGCGGCTACTGCGTGGGCGGGGGAAGCCAGCTGGCGGCGGCCTGCGATCTGCGGTTCGCCGAGGAGGGCGCGTCGTTCGGGGTCACCCCCGCCAGGCTCGGCATCGTCTACCCCGCGTCCTCGACCCGCCGGCTGGTCGCGCTGACCGGCCCGGCGACGGCGAAGCACCTGCTGTTCTCCGGCGAGCTGATCGGCACCGGGCGGGCGCTGCGGACCGGCCTGGTCGACGAGGTGCTGCCGGCCGGTGAGCTGGACGTACGGGTCGGGGCCTACGCACGGGTCCTGGTGTCCCGTTCGCAACTGACCCAGGCGGCCGCCAAGGAGTTCGCCGCGGGGCGCGAGGACCGGGACGCCCACTGGGCGGACCAGGCCCGCCGCAGCGGCGACACGGCCGAGGGGGTCGCCGCTTTCCTGGAGCGGCGCGCGCCGCACTTCACCTGGCCGGCCCGGGAGTGA
- a CDS encoding DJ-1/PfpI family protein, with amino-acid sequence MQIAIVLFDRFTALDAVGPYEILSHAPGAETVFVAERTGPVRNDSGSLSLVADRTLEEVPAPDLVIVPGGPGQSAQMTNETLLDWLRAADATSTWTTSVCTGSLLLAAAGLLKGRRGTSHWLALDTLKEYGVEPAAERVVIDGKYVTGAGVSSGIDMALTLLGRIAGDRYAQSVQLLAEYDPQPPYDAGSPEKAPAAIVEEWRAKSRFVLS; translated from the coding sequence ATGCAGATCGCCATCGTCCTCTTCGACCGCTTCACCGCGCTCGATGCCGTCGGACCCTACGAGATCCTGTCCCATGCCCCCGGCGCGGAGACCGTCTTCGTCGCCGAGCGCACCGGACCGGTGCGCAACGACTCCGGCAGCCTGTCGCTGGTCGCGGACCGGACGCTCGAAGAGGTCCCGGCGCCCGATCTGGTGATCGTTCCCGGTGGTCCGGGGCAGAGCGCCCAGATGACGAACGAGACCCTGCTCGACTGGCTGCGCGCCGCCGATGCCACCAGCACCTGGACGACCTCCGTGTGCACCGGTTCACTGCTGCTCGCGGCCGCCGGACTCCTGAAGGGACGGCGCGGGACCTCGCACTGGCTCGCCCTCGACACGCTGAAGGAGTACGGCGTGGAGCCGGCCGCCGAACGCGTCGTCATCGACGGCAAGTACGTCACGGGCGCCGGCGTCTCGTCCGGTATCGACATGGCACTCACCCTGCTCGGCCGGATCGCCGGGGACCGGTACGCGCAGTCCGTGCAGCTGCTGGCCGAGTACGACCCGCAGCCGCCCTACGACGCCGGGTCCCCCGAGAAGGCGCCGGCCGCGATCGTCGAGGAGTGGCGCGCCAAGAGCCGCTTCGTCCTCAGCTGA
- a CDS encoding GlxA family transcriptional regulator: MKQRSVLVVLFDGVQSLDVSGPMEVFAGASRSPEISYDLRTASLDGAPVRSSSGLTLVPDSRLADAGAAHTLLVPGGAGTRDPDPALIDWLRGHAPHAERLVSVCTGALLLASAGQLDGHRVTTHWTVCDHLARTHPAVEVDPEPIFVRDGRLATSAGVTAGIDLALALVEEDHGREVALAIARHLVVFLRRPGNQAQFSAQLTAQTARREPLREVQHWITEHPGGDLSVEALAARARLSPRHFARAFHAETGMTPGRYVDRVRLEQARRLLEDTSDGVAGIARLCGYGTPEAMRRAFVKALGTAPAEYRRRFAPRPQDPPPGRTAPADPRPLTIGL; the protein is encoded by the coding sequence ATGAAGCAGCGATCCGTGCTCGTCGTGCTCTTCGACGGCGTCCAGAGCCTCGATGTGAGCGGCCCGATGGAGGTCTTCGCCGGAGCGTCCCGGTCCCCGGAGATCTCGTACGACCTGCGCACCGCCTCGCTGGACGGCGCCCCGGTCCGCTCGTCGAGCGGCCTCACGCTCGTCCCCGACAGCCGGCTCGCGGACGCCGGAGCGGCCCACACCCTCCTGGTCCCCGGCGGCGCGGGTACCCGCGACCCCGACCCCGCCCTGATCGACTGGCTGCGCGGGCACGCCCCGCACGCGGAGCGTCTCGTCTCCGTCTGCACCGGCGCCCTGCTGCTCGCCTCGGCCGGGCAGCTGGACGGGCACCGGGTGACCACGCACTGGACGGTCTGCGACCACCTCGCCCGCACCCATCCGGCCGTCGAGGTCGACCCGGAACCCATCTTCGTGCGGGACGGCAGACTGGCCACCTCGGCCGGGGTCACCGCGGGCATCGACCTGGCGCTGGCACTCGTCGAGGAGGACCACGGCCGGGAGGTGGCGCTCGCCATCGCCCGGCATCTGGTGGTCTTCCTGCGCAGGCCGGGGAACCAGGCCCAGTTCAGCGCCCAGCTCACCGCCCAGACGGCCCGCCGCGAACCGCTGCGCGAGGTCCAGCACTGGATCACCGAACACCCCGGCGGGGACCTGTCCGTCGAGGCACTCGCCGCTCGCGCCCGGCTCTCGCCGCGCCACTTCGCCCGTGCGTTCCACGCCGAGACCGGTATGACGCCCGGCCGGTACGTCGACCGCGTCCGCCTCGAACAGGCCCGCAGGCTGCTGGAGGACACCTCCGACGGTGTCGCCGGCATCGCGCGGCTGTGCGGCTACGGCACTCCGGAGGCGATGCGCCGCGCGTTCGTCAAGGCGCTGGGCACCGCACCCGCCGAATACCGCAGACGGTTCGCCCCTCGGCCGCAGGACCCGCCCCCCGGCCGGACCGCCCCCGCCGACCCCCGGCCCCTCACCATCGGTCTCTGA